A region of Pseudomonas cavernicola DNA encodes the following proteins:
- a CDS encoding SDR family oxidoreductase gives MAYDSVFKSGLFSGQTILVTGGGSGIGRCTAHELAALGAHVVLVGRKLDKLENTAGEIVEDGGSVSWQVCDIREEDSVKAMVAAVLAERGPIHHLVNNAGGQYPAPLASINQKGFETVVRTNLVGGFLVAREVFNQSMSKHGGSIVNMLADMWGGMPGMGHSGAARAGMENFTKTAAFEWGYAGVRVNAVAPGWIASSGMDTYEGAFKAVIPTLREHVPLKRIGTESEVSAAIVFLLSPGAAFISGNTIRIDGAATQGSRAWPLHKAQNSTSYNGFHRAFLPDVLKDQE, from the coding sequence ATGGCATACGACTCAGTCTTCAAATCCGGCCTGTTCAGCGGCCAGACCATCCTGGTCACTGGTGGCGGTAGCGGCATTGGCCGGTGCACCGCGCATGAACTGGCGGCCCTCGGCGCCCATGTGGTACTGGTCGGGCGCAAGTTGGACAAGCTGGAAAATACTGCCGGCGAAATCGTCGAGGACGGCGGCAGCGTCAGCTGGCAAGTCTGCGATATTCGTGAAGAAGACTCGGTCAAGGCCATGGTCGCCGCGGTGCTTGCCGAACGCGGGCCGATCCACCATCTGGTCAATAACGCCGGCGGCCAGTACCCCGCCCCGCTCGCCTCGATCAACCAGAAAGGCTTCGAGACCGTGGTGCGTACCAATCTGGTCGGCGGCTTCCTGGTCGCCCGTGAAGTGTTCAACCAGTCCATGAGCAAGCACGGCGGCAGCATCGTCAACATGCTCGCCGACATGTGGGGCGGCATGCCCGGCATGGGCCACTCCGGCGCCGCCCGCGCGGGCATGGAGAACTTCACCAAGACTGCGGCGTTCGAGTGGGGTTACGCCGGGGTGCGGGTGAATGCCGTGGCGCCGGGCTGGATCGCCTCCAGTGGCATGGACACCTACGAAGGCGCGTTCAAGGCGGTGATTCCCACCCTCCGCGAGCACGTGCCGTTGAAGCGCATCGGCACAGAGTCGGAAGTCTCGGCGGCCATCGTCTTCCTGCTGTCGCCGGGTGCAGCCTTTATCAGCGGCAACACCATTCGCATCGACGGCGCCGCCACCCAGGGCAGCCGCGCCTGGCCGCTGCACAAGGCGCAAAACAGCACGTCCTACAACGGTTTCCACCGGGCTTTCCTGCCCGATGTATTGAAGGACCAGGAGTAA
- the atuC gene encoding geranyl-CoA carboxylase subunit beta codes for MAVIQSEVDAHSEGFAQNREAMLATIASFREIEQKVLDKAFEAKAKFDKRGQLLPRERLNLLLDPGAPFLELASLAGYKLHDDKDGTQAGGGIISGIGYIAGVRCLINASNSAIKGGTISPSGLKKTLRLQQIAFENKLPVVTLAESGGANLNYAADIFVEGARGFANQARMSAMGLPQITVVHGSSTAGGAYQPGLSDYVVVVRGKAKMFLAGPPLLKAATGEVASDEELGGAEMHAQIAGTAEYLAENDADAVRIAREIVGMLPWNAQLPQRQQKAFKEPLYPVEELLGIVPADPKKPYDVREIIARIADGSEYLDFKPEFDNQTICGHLQIEGQPCGFIGNNGPITPKGAVKAAQFIQLCDQSNTPILFFHNTTGFMVGTESEQHGVIKHGSKLIQAVANARVPKLTIVVGGSYGAGNYAMCGRGLDPRFIFAWPNSRTAVMGGAQAGKVLRIVTEDKHRKEGKDADPKMLDMLESVTAQKLDSQSSALYGTASLWDDGLIDPRDTRKLLGYLLDICAEAEARPLKQNTFGVARF; via the coding sequence ATGGCGGTTATTCAGTCTGAAGTAGACGCCCACAGCGAAGGCTTCGCGCAGAACCGCGAGGCCATGCTGGCGACCATTGCCAGCTTTCGCGAGATCGAACAGAAGGTGCTGGATAAGGCCTTTGAAGCCAAAGCCAAGTTCGACAAGCGCGGCCAACTGCTGCCCCGCGAGCGCTTGAACCTGCTGCTCGACCCCGGCGCGCCGTTCCTCGAACTGGCCTCGCTGGCCGGCTATAAATTGCATGACGACAAGGATGGCACCCAGGCCGGCGGCGGGATCATCTCTGGCATCGGTTATATCGCCGGCGTGCGCTGCCTGATCAATGCCAGCAACAGCGCGATCAAGGGCGGCACCATCTCGCCCAGCGGCCTGAAGAAAACCCTGCGCCTGCAACAGATCGCCTTCGAGAACAAACTGCCGGTGGTGACCCTGGCGGAAAGCGGCGGCGCCAACCTCAATTACGCGGCGGATATTTTCGTCGAAGGCGCACGCGGCTTCGCCAATCAGGCCCGGATGTCGGCCATGGGGCTGCCGCAAATCACCGTGGTGCATGGCTCCAGCACCGCCGGCGGGGCTTACCAGCCAGGCTTGTCGGATTACGTGGTGGTGGTCCGTGGCAAGGCCAAGATGTTCCTCGCCGGCCCGCCGCTGCTGAAAGCCGCCACCGGTGAAGTAGCGAGCGATGAAGAACTCGGCGGCGCCGAGATGCACGCCCAGATCGCCGGCACCGCCGAGTACCTGGCCGAGAACGACGCCGATGCCGTGCGCATCGCGCGGGAAATCGTCGGCATGCTGCCGTGGAACGCGCAGCTGCCGCAGCGCCAACAAAAAGCCTTCAAGGAACCGCTGTATCCGGTCGAGGAACTGCTCGGCATTGTCCCCGCCGATCCGAAGAAGCCCTACGACGTGCGCGAGATCATCGCCCGTATCGCCGACGGTTCGGAGTATCTCGACTTCAAGCCGGAGTTCGATAACCAGACCATCTGCGGCCACCTGCAGATCGAAGGCCAGCCCTGCGGCTTTATCGGCAACAACGGGCCGATCACGCCGAAGGGCGCGGTCAAAGCCGCGCAGTTCATCCAACTCTGTGACCAGAGCAATACGCCGATCCTGTTCTTTCACAACACCACCGGCTTTATGGTCGGCACCGAGTCCGAGCAGCATGGTGTGATCAAGCACGGCTCCAAGCTGATCCAGGCGGTGGCCAACGCCCGCGTACCGAAGCTGACCATCGTCGTCGGCGGCTCCTACGGCGCCGGCAACTACGCCATGTGCGGCCGCGGTCTCGACCCACGTTTCATCTTCGCCTGGCCAAACAGCCGCACGGCAGTGATGGGCGGCGCCCAGGCCGGCAAGGTGCTGCGCATCGTCACCGAGGATAAACACCGCAAGGAAGGCAAAGACGCCGACCCGAAGATGCTCGACATGCTGGAAAGCGTCACCGCGCAAAAACTCGACAGCCAGTCCAGCGCGCTGTACGGCACCGCCAGCCTGTGGGACGACGGCCTGATCGACCCGCGCGATACGCGTAAATTGCTTGGTTACCTGCTCGATATCTGCGCGGAGGCCGAAGCGCGTCCGTTGAAACAAAACACGTTCGGAGTTGCACGCTTTTAA
- the atuD gene encoding citronellyl-CoA dehydrogenase: MIFTQEHEELRRTVRNFVDKEINPHVDEWEKAGTFPIHEIFKKAGDLGLLGISKPEKFGGMGLDYSYSIVAAEEFGTIHCGGIPMAIGVQTDMCTPALARFGSDELREEFLRPAISGEMVGCIGVSEVGAGSDVAGLKTTARKDGDDYVINGSKMWITNSPSADFMCLLANTSDDKPHVNKSLIVVPMNTPGISLSPHLDKLGMRSSETAQVFFDNVRVPQRNRIGHEGAGFMMQMLQFQEERLFGAANMIKGLEYCVDSTIEYCKERKTFGNALIDNQVIHFRLAELSTEIECLRAIVYQATEMYVRGQDVTKLASMAKLKAGRLGREVSDSCLQYWGGMGFMWDNPVSRAYRDVRLVSIGGGADEIMLGIICKLMGILPGKKKG; encoded by the coding sequence ATGATCTTTACCCAGGAACACGAAGAACTACGCCGCACCGTCCGTAATTTCGTCGACAAGGAAATCAACCCGCACGTCGACGAATGGGAAAAGGCCGGCACCTTTCCCATCCACGAGATTTTCAAGAAGGCCGGCGACCTAGGTCTGCTGGGCATCTCCAAGCCGGAAAAATTCGGCGGCATGGGGCTCGACTACAGCTACTCGATCGTCGCCGCGGAAGAGTTCGGCACCATCCATTGCGGCGGCATCCCGATGGCCATCGGCGTGCAAACCGACATGTGCACCCCGGCCCTGGCCCGCTTCGGCTCCGATGAGTTGCGCGAAGAGTTCCTGCGCCCGGCGATCAGCGGTGAGATGGTCGGCTGTATCGGCGTCTCCGAAGTCGGCGCCGGCTCCGACGTCGCTGGGCTGAAGACCACCGCCCGTAAAGACGGCGACGACTATGTCATCAACGGCAGCAAGATGTGGATCACCAACTCGCCGTCCGCCGACTTCATGTGCCTGCTGGCCAATACCTCGGACGACAAACCCCACGTCAACAAATCGCTGATCGTGGTGCCGATGAACACCCCAGGCATCAGCCTCAGCCCGCACTTGGACAAGCTCGGCATGCGCAGCTCGGAGACCGCCCAGGTGTTCTTCGACAACGTTCGCGTCCCGCAGCGCAACCGCATCGGCCACGAAGGCGCCGGCTTCATGATGCAGATGTTGCAGTTCCAGGAAGAACGCCTGTTCGGCGCCGCCAACATGATCAAGGGCCTGGAGTACTGCGTCGACAGCACCATCGAGTACTGCAAGGAGCGCAAAACCTTCGGCAATGCGCTGATCGACAACCAGGTCATCCACTTCCGCCTGGCGGAGCTTTCGACCGAAATCGAATGCCTGCGCGCCATCGTCTACCAGGCCACCGAGATGTATGTGCGCGGCCAGGATGTCACCAAGCTGGCCTCGATGGCCAAACTCAAGGCCGGCCGCCTCGGCCGTGAAGTCAGCGACAGCTGCCTGCAGTACTGGGGCGGCATGGGTTTCATGTGGGACAACCCGGTGTCGCGCGCCTACCGCGACGTGCGCCTGGTTTCCATCGGCGGCGGCGCCGACGAAATCATGCTCGGCATCATCTGCAAGCTGATGGGCATTCTGCCTGGCAAGAAGAAAGGTTGA
- a CDS encoding enoyl-CoA hydratase/isomerase family protein, which yields MSQLPSCETLLLESQGGVLHVTLNRPESRNAMSLGMVEELRAVFKAVRDDRDVRALVLCGAGGHFCAGGDIKDMAGARARAQAEGADAYRDLNRAFGALLEEAQSAPQVVIAVLEGAVLGGGFGLACVSDVAIAHINAKFGLPETSLGIIPAQIAPFVVKRIGLTQTRRLALTAARFDGREAERLGLVHFAESDAQALAERLSDVLEQVRQCAPGANALTKALLLATDSQPLSPLLDHAAGLFAAAVVGAEGVEGTMAFVQKRAPQWAE from the coding sequence ATGAGCCAATTGCCAAGCTGCGAAACCCTGCTGCTGGAAAGCCAGGGCGGCGTGTTGCACGTCACCCTGAACCGCCCCGAGAGCCGCAACGCCATGAGCCTGGGGATGGTCGAAGAACTCCGCGCGGTGTTCAAGGCCGTACGCGATGACCGCGACGTACGCGCCCTGGTGCTCTGCGGTGCGGGCGGGCATTTCTGTGCCGGCGGCGACATCAAGGATATGGCCGGTGCCCGCGCACGCGCTCAAGCCGAAGGCGCCGATGCTTACCGCGACCTGAACCGCGCGTTCGGCGCCCTGCTCGAGGAAGCGCAAAGCGCGCCGCAGGTGGTGATTGCGGTACTCGAAGGCGCGGTGCTCGGCGGTGGTTTTGGCCTGGCCTGCGTGTCCGATGTTGCCATCGCCCACATCAACGCCAAGTTCGGCTTACCGGAAACCAGCCTGGGGATTATTCCGGCGCAGATCGCGCCGTTCGTGGTCAAGCGCATCGGCCTGACCCAGACCCGCCGCCTGGCCCTGACCGCTGCCCGCTTCGATGGCCGTGAAGCCGAACGGCTGGGCCTGGTGCATTTTGCCGAGAGCGATGCGCAGGCGCTGGCCGAGCGCTTGAGCGACGTATTGGAGCAGGTTCGCCAGTGCGCCCCGGGCGCCAACGCTTTGACCAAAGCCTTGCTGCTGGCGACCGACAGCCAGCCCCTCAGCCCGCTGCTCGATCACGCTGCCGGGCTATTCGCCGCAGCGGTAGTCGGCGCCGAAGGGGTCGAAGGCACCATGGCCTTCGTGCAGAAACGCGCACCGCAATGGGCAGAGTGA
- the atuF gene encoding geranyl-CoA carboxylase subunit apha, whose translation MPSFNKILIANRGEIACRVMRTAQALGYRTVAVYSEADADARHVQLADEAVCIGPAQVNQSYLKIDNIITAAKKTGADAIHPGYGFLSENAEFAQACEAAGIVFIGPTIEAIHLMGSKRLSKIAMLEAQVPCIPGYEGAAQDEAVLAFEAERIGYPLMIKASAGGGGRGMRLVHEAGELLAQIRTARSEAQHAFGSAELILERAVIQPRHVEIQVFGDQHGNIVYLGERDCSVQRRHQKVVEEAPSPVMTAELRQAMGEAAVKAAASVNYVGAGTVEFLLDQSGEFFFLEMNTRLQVEHPVTELITGQDLVAWQIRVAEGQPLPLKQDEITLSGHAMEVRLYAEDSANDFLPQTGAVLRWEPALLEGIRIDHGLVEGQPVTPFYDPMLAKIIAYGASRDEARRKLIRAVEDCVLLGVNGNQRFLANLLKHPEFAAGNATTAFIGEHFQADPSLSPQAPSAAELATAATLLYQASAQARAHQSSLSGWRNAGNAPWRFVLKHGEQKLAVELAVIESGTQPQLHARVGETELSVRLLKADGRWASLELDGVRQRMAYHQSGENLWLYGRNGNLELTDVTHEPAGGQNAASSGTVKAPMDGAIVEVLVAEGAKVSKGQLLVVLEAMKMEHPLKAGVDGIIRRVQVSKGDQVKNRQLLVEVEAEEA comes from the coding sequence ATGCCCAGCTTCAACAAGATCCTGATCGCCAACCGCGGTGAAATCGCCTGCCGGGTCATGCGTACTGCCCAGGCTCTCGGTTACCGCACCGTCGCCGTGTACAGCGAGGCGGACGCCGATGCGCGCCATGTACAACTCGCCGATGAAGCCGTGTGCATTGGCCCCGCGCAGGTAAACCAGTCCTACCTGAAGATCGACAACATCATCACCGCTGCGAAGAAGACCGGTGCCGATGCGATACACCCCGGTTACGGCTTTCTCTCGGAAAACGCCGAGTTCGCCCAGGCCTGTGAAGCCGCGGGCATTGTGTTTATCGGCCCGACCATCGAAGCCATCCACCTGATGGGCAGCAAGCGTCTGTCGAAGATCGCCATGCTCGAAGCCCAGGTACCGTGTATCCCCGGCTACGAAGGCGCGGCGCAGGATGAGGCCGTCTTGGCCTTTGAAGCCGAGCGCATCGGCTACCCGCTAATGATCAAAGCCAGTGCTGGCGGCGGCGGGCGTGGCATGCGCCTGGTACATGAAGCCGGCGAGTTGCTCGCGCAGATCCGCACCGCCCGCTCGGAGGCACAACATGCGTTCGGCTCCGCCGAGCTGATTCTGGAGCGCGCGGTGATCCAGCCGCGCCACGTCGAGATTCAGGTCTTCGGCGACCAGCACGGCAATATCGTTTACCTCGGCGAGCGCGATTGCTCGGTGCAACGTCGCCATCAGAAAGTCGTCGAGGAAGCCCCCTCCCCGGTCATGACTGCCGAGCTGCGCCAAGCCATGGGCGAAGCAGCGGTGAAGGCCGCGGCTTCGGTCAATTATGTCGGTGCTGGCACGGTGGAGTTTCTGCTCGATCAGAGCGGCGAGTTCTTCTTTCTGGAAATGAACACCCGCCTGCAGGTGGAGCACCCGGTCACGGAGCTGATCACCGGGCAAGACCTGGTGGCCTGGCAGATCCGCGTAGCTGAGGGTCAGCCGCTGCCGCTTAAACAGGACGAGATCACCCTCAGCGGCCATGCCATGGAGGTGCGCCTGTACGCCGAAGACTCGGCCAACGACTTCCTCCCGCAAACCGGCGCAGTGCTGCGCTGGGAACCGGCGCTGCTGGAGGGCATTCGCATCGATCACGGCCTGGTCGAAGGTCAACCCGTCACGCCGTTCTACGACCCGATGCTGGCCAAGATCATCGCCTACGGCGCCAGCCGTGACGAAGCACGGCGCAAACTGATCCGTGCGGTCGAGGACTGCGTGCTGCTGGGCGTGAACGGCAATCAGCGTTTCCTCGCCAACCTGCTCAAGCATCCCGAGTTCGCTGCCGGAAACGCCACCACGGCCTTTATCGGCGAGCACTTTCAAGCTGACCCGAGCCTGAGCCCGCAAGCACCCTCGGCGGCCGAACTGGCGACCGCTGCGACCCTGCTCTACCAAGCCTCGGCGCAAGCCCGCGCGCATCAGTCCAGCCTGTCCGGCTGGCGTAACGCCGGCAACGCACCCTGGCGCTTCGTACTCAAACATGGCGAGCAGAAGCTGGCGGTGGAACTGGCGGTGATCGAGTCCGGCACTCAGCCACAACTGCATGCCCGGGTTGGTGAAACCGAGCTCAGTGTGCGCCTGCTCAAGGCTGACGGCCGCTGGGCCAGCTTGGAGCTGGACGGTGTACGCCAGCGCATGGCCTATCATCAATCAGGCGAAAATTTGTGGCTGTATGGCCGCAACGGCAATCTGGAACTGACCGACGTCACCCATGAGCCAGCCGGCGGGCAGAACGCCGCCAGCTCCGGCACGGTGAAAGCACCGATGGATGGCGCGATTGTCGAGGTGCTGGTGGCAGAAGGCGCCAAGGTCAGCAAAGGCCAGCTGCTAGTGGTGTTGGAAGCGATGAAGATGGAACACCCACTCAAGGCCGGGGTCGACGGGATTATCCGCCGCGTCCAGGTGAGCAAGGGCGATCAGGTCAAGAACCGCCAATTGCTGGTGGAGGTCGAGGCCGAAGAGGCATAA
- a CDS encoding SDR family oxidoreductase, with amino-acid sequence MSLQGKTLFITGASRGIGREIALRAAKDGANIVIAAKSAEPHPKLAGTIHSVAAEVEAAGGKALALQLDVRDENAVKVAMAQAAEHFGGIDGLVNNAGAIKLVGVEHLEPKRFDLMFQINTRAVMVCSQAALPYLKNSSAGGNNSASGHILNLSPPLNMDSKWFAQHGPYTVTKYGMSMLTVGMSEEFKKYGISVNSLWPKTMIATAAIEFELGSREAFKRARLPAIMADAAHAILSSSGRSITGRLLIDEEILREQGQSEFEQYRFDPAGGSLIADLFVD; translated from the coding sequence ATGTCACTGCAAGGTAAAACCCTGTTCATCACCGGTGCCAGCCGCGGTATCGGCCGCGAGATCGCTCTGCGGGCGGCCAAAGACGGCGCCAATATCGTCATCGCCGCCAAAAGTGCCGAACCTCATCCCAAGCTCGCTGGCACCATCCATAGCGTTGCGGCTGAAGTCGAAGCGGCAGGCGGTAAAGCCCTGGCCCTGCAACTCGATGTGCGTGACGAGAACGCCGTCAAAGTCGCCATGGCCCAAGCCGCCGAGCACTTCGGCGGGATCGACGGGCTGGTCAACAACGCCGGGGCGATCAAGCTGGTCGGCGTCGAGCACTTGGAGCCCAAGCGCTTCGACTTGATGTTCCAGATCAACACCCGCGCGGTGATGGTCTGCAGCCAAGCGGCGCTGCCGTATTTGAAGAACAGCTCCGCTGGGGGGAATAACAGCGCCAGCGGCCACATCCTCAACCTCTCGCCACCGTTGAATATGGACAGCAAGTGGTTCGCCCAGCACGGCCCCTACACCGTGACCAAATACGGCATGAGCATGCTGACGGTGGGCATGAGTGAGGAGTTCAAGAAATACGGTATCAGCGTCAACTCGTTGTGGCCGAAGACCATGATCGCCACCGCCGCCATTGAGTTCGAACTGGGCAGCCGCGAGGCCTTCAAACGCGCCCGCCTGCCGGCGATCATGGCCGACGCCGCCCATGCAATTCTCAGCAGCAGCGGTCGCAGCATCACCGGCCGCCTGCTGATCGACGAGGAAATCCTGCGCGAACAAGGCCAGAGCGAGTTCGAGCAATACCGTTTCGATCCAGCCGGCGGTTCGCTGATTGCAGACCTGTTTGTGGATTGA
- a CDS encoding long-chain-acyl-CoA synthetase, producing MTHADLITPTRFIAQLPATLSRVPRMLRGLYYAGIRNREKSLSLAWALERAANLYPNRPAVLDEQRQLSYASFNSWANRLAQAFKAEGVCHGSVVAVMLESRIEVLAVLAALAKLGAVGALVNTTQRGQVLIHSLNLVKPSHFVIGEELHAPFEEVRGELLKSSGHCYWVADGDSFSEPGHAPTGWQNLIRLAQNLAGENLPETAQVRLKDACFLIYTSGTTGLPKASIMSHGKWIKAYGGFGHSGLGLNNTDVLYLTLPCYHNNAVTVCWSAVLAGGAAIALRRRFSASAFWKDVKHYQATCFGYIGELCRYLLNQPPCPEEQHNSLTCMIGNGLRPSIWSEFKQRFGIERITEFYASSEGNIGFTNVFNFDNTVGYSPAPYAIVRYDLENDRPLRNKKHFMEKAKKGEPGLLISEISPKWPFDGYTDPAKSEAVILRNVFKKGDAWFNTGDLMRDIGFKHTQFVDRLGDTFRWKGENVSTTEVENALGTFPGIEDAVVYGVEIPGTNGRCGMAALRLAQGTEIPTAGLAAHLDRELPPYAAPLFLRLLKEVETTGTFKYKKADLKKTAYNPGEVSDQMFVRLPGEASFQCLDAGLYQAIQSGYYRF from the coding sequence ATGACCCACGCCGACCTGATCACCCCTACCCGCTTTATCGCCCAGCTGCCCGCCACCCTCAGCCGCGTGCCACGCATGCTGCGCGGCCTGTATTACGCCGGCATTCGCAACCGCGAGAAAAGCCTCTCGCTAGCCTGGGCATTGGAGCGCGCGGCCAACCTTTATCCGAACCGGCCGGCGGTACTGGACGAGCAACGGCAGCTCTCCTACGCCAGCTTCAACTCATGGGCCAATCGCTTGGCGCAGGCGTTCAAGGCAGAAGGTGTGTGCCACGGCAGTGTCGTGGCGGTGATGCTGGAGAGCCGCATCGAGGTGCTGGCAGTCCTCGCCGCCCTGGCCAAGCTCGGCGCGGTTGGCGCCCTGGTCAACACCACCCAGCGTGGCCAGGTGCTGATCCACAGCCTGAATCTGGTCAAACCCAGCCATTTCGTGATCGGCGAAGAGCTGCACGCCCCCTTCGAAGAAGTCCGTGGCGAGCTACTCAAAAGCAGCGGCCACTGCTATTGGGTCGCCGATGGCGACAGCTTCAGCGAGCCCGGTCACGCGCCGACAGGTTGGCAGAACCTGATCCGCCTGGCGCAAAACCTGGCGGGTGAGAACCTGCCGGAAACCGCTCAGGTGCGCCTGAAAGACGCCTGTTTCCTGATCTACACCTCCGGCACCACCGGCCTGCCAAAAGCCTCGATCATGAGCCACGGTAAATGGATCAAGGCCTACGGCGGCTTCGGCCATTCCGGCCTCGGCCTGAACAACACCGACGTGCTCTACCTGACGCTGCCCTGCTACCACAACAACGCCGTCACGGTGTGCTGGAGCGCGGTTCTGGCCGGCGGTGCGGCCATCGCCCTGCGCCGGCGCTTTTCCGCCAGCGCCTTCTGGAAAGACGTCAAACACTACCAAGCCACCTGCTTCGGCTATATCGGCGAGCTGTGTCGTTACCTACTGAACCAACCGCCCTGCCCGGAAGAACAGCACAACAGCCTGACCTGCATGATCGGCAACGGTCTGCGCCCCTCGATCTGGAGCGAGTTCAAACAGCGTTTCGGGATTGAGCGGATCACCGAGTTCTATGCCTCCAGCGAAGGCAATATCGGTTTCACCAACGTGTTCAACTTCGACAATACCGTCGGCTACTCCCCGGCGCCCTACGCCATCGTCCGCTACGACCTGGAGAATGACCGGCCACTGCGCAACAAAAAGCACTTCATGGAGAAGGCCAAGAAAGGCGAGCCGGGCCTGCTGATCAGCGAGATCAGCCCGAAATGGCCGTTCGACGGCTACACCGACCCGGCGAAAAGCGAGGCGGTGATTCTGCGTAACGTGTTCAAGAAGGGCGACGCCTGGTTCAACACCGGCGACCTGATGCGCGACATTGGCTTCAAGCACACCCAGTTCGTCGACCGGCTGGGCGACACCTTCCGCTGGAAAGGCGAGAACGTCTCCACCACCGAGGTGGAAAACGCCCTCGGCACTTTCCCAGGCATCGAGGATGCGGTGGTCTATGGCGTGGAAATCCCCGGCACCAATGGCCGCTGCGGGATGGCCGCCCTGCGCTTGGCGCAAGGGACTGAAATACCGACGGCCGGCTTGGCGGCGCACCTGGATCGCGAACTGCCGCCCTACGCCGCGCCGCTGTTTTTGCGCTTGCTGAAAGAAGTCGAGACGACTGGCACCTTCAAGTACAAGAAAGCCGACTTGAAAAAAACCGCCTACAATCCAGGCGAAGTCAGCGACCAGATGTTCGTTCGTCTACCCGGCGAAGCCAGTTTCCAGTGCCTGGATGCAGGGCTTTACCAAGCCATCCAGTCGGGCTACTACCGCTTCTGA
- a CDS encoding RNA polymerase sigma factor codes for MTSATVATFLADSDADLLRRYRRGDAEAFGVLYARHRLGLFRFLCGLCSDPALAEEVFQETWLSLIRSESSLREAVQFKTWLYQIARNRLIDHWRKHGKCQALQDEFDEQLHGEVSSEPNPEQQLSLARDQQRLQAALDDLPTEQREVFLLRAHGGLELGEIAELTHTPAETVKSRLRYALQKLRRLLADPATAEEVSV; via the coding sequence GTGACATCCGCCACTGTTGCGACTTTCCTCGCCGATAGCGACGCCGATCTTCTGCGGCGTTATCGGCGTGGCGATGCCGAGGCTTTTGGCGTGCTCTATGCGCGCCATCGTCTTGGCCTGTTTCGTTTTCTCTGCGGCTTGTGCAGCGATCCGGCGCTGGCCGAGGAGGTGTTCCAGGAAACCTGGCTAAGCCTGATCCGCAGCGAGTCTTCGCTGCGCGAAGCGGTGCAGTTCAAGACCTGGCTATATCAGATCGCGCGCAACCGTCTGATCGACCATTGGCGCAAGCACGGCAAGTGCCAGGCGTTACAGGATGAGTTCGACGAGCAGCTGCATGGTGAGGTCTCCAGCGAGCCTAATCCGGAACAGCAACTTAGCCTGGCGCGTGATCAACAGCGACTACAGGCCGCGCTGGACGATCTGCCGACCGAACAGCGCGAGGTGTTTCTGCTGCGTGCCCATGGCGGCCTGGAACTGGGCGAGATCGCCGAGTTGACCCACACCCCGGCGGAAACAGTGAAAAGCCGTCTGCGTTACGCGCTGCAAAAGTTACGTCGGTTGCTGGCCGACCCGGCCACTGCCGAAGAGGTTTCCGTATGA